The following nucleotide sequence is from Gemmatimonadaceae bacterium.
CGTTCAATGACATCACCGGCGCCTCGATGCGCGCCTCGATGCCGGCCCACAGGTCGTGCGACGGCGTCATCGTGGGGAGCGACGCGGCCTCGGCGTGGATCGTCTCCAGGTCGCGCACCACCTCGCGGCACGCGGCGCACGCGGCCAGGTGCGCCTCGAGCTGCGCGCGCTGGGTGTCGCTGAGCGCGCCGTCGAGCCGGTCGCTGACCAGCACCAGGGCGTCGTCGCAGGGGATCATCGGTTGGGTCATCGGTTCAGGGCCTCCCTCAGCAGCAGCCGGGCGCGGTGCAACTGCGCCTTGCATCCCCCCGCGGTGATGCCCAGCATCGCGGCAATCTCCTCGTGGGTGTATCCCTCCACGTCGTGCAGCACGAAGACCTTCTTGGCGCCGGGCGGCAGGGCGGCGATGGCGGCCTCGAGATCGAGGCTGAGCCCCGGAACCGGGAGCGGGCGCGCGTCGGCGTACGACATCGTGTCCATGTCCTCGATTCCGTCGTCGTGCCGCTCGCGCCGGCGCTTCTCCGCCTGCCGTTCGTTGAGCACGACGTTCACTGCCATGCGGTGCAGCCAGGTGCCGAACGCCGAGTCCCCGCGGAACTGCGCGAGCTTCTCCCACGCCCTGACGAAGACATCCTGCGTCAGCTCCTCGGCCCGCATCCGGTCGCCCACCATCCGGGCGCACAGGGTGAAGACCTTGTCCACGTGGACCCGGTACAGGCGCTCGTATGCGCGCCGGTCGCCGCGGGCGGCGAGGGCGACGTCGTCGGGGAGCGACGGCGAGAGGGTCACGGGGAGTGGGGAAGCCTGCATCCGGATCG
It contains:
- a CDS encoding RNA polymerase sigma factor; the encoded protein is MQASPLPVTLSPSLPDDVALAARGDRRAYERLYRVHVDKVFTLCARMVGDRMRAEELTQDVFVRAWEKLAQFRGDSAFGTWLHRMAVNVVLNERQAEKRRRERHDDGIEDMDTMSYADARPLPVPGLSLDLEAAIAALPPGAKKVFVLHDVEGYTHEEIAAMLGITAGGCKAQLHRARLLLREALNR